A window of the Thalassoglobus sp. JC818 genome harbors these coding sequences:
- a CDS encoding 3-hydroxyacyl-ACP dehydratase FabZ family protein yields the protein MPAQPLFDYTQFNYDKPLLDLNEVRKVNPQRHEMEQLTGIVHIDREQHGLVGFKEVSNDEFWIKGHMPGFPLMPGVMLCEAAAQLAGFYARKYDLLGAGDYLGFGGMNDVRFRRPVYPDCRLIICARILKVRPKRLAEFEFQGFVDDKMVYNGTMIGVPISR from the coding sequence ATGCCGGCACAGCCATTATTCGATTACACGCAATTTAACTACGACAAGCCACTTCTGGACCTCAATGAAGTCCGTAAGGTCAATCCTCAACGTCATGAGATGGAGCAGTTGACCGGAATTGTTCACATCGATCGCGAACAGCACGGCCTGGTCGGTTTCAAAGAAGTCTCAAACGACGAATTCTGGATCAAAGGGCACATGCCCGGTTTCCCGTTGATGCCCGGCGTTATGCTGTGCGAGGCAGCTGCCCAGCTCGCTGGGTTTTATGCCCGAAAATACGATCTTCTCGGAGCGGGGGACTATCTTGGTTTCGGTGGAATGAACGACGTGCGATTTCGGCGTCCCGTTTATCCCGATTGTCGTTTGATCATCTGCGCGAGGATTCTCAAAGTTCGCCCGAAGCGGCTCGCCGAGTTTGAATTCCAGGGGTTTGTCGACGACAAAATGGTCTACAACGGGACCATGATTGGTGTTCCCATCAGTCGATAG
- a CDS encoding Nramp family divalent metal transporter produces the protein MAIDPASNLPETEPLDTVPPEFDQELNEGTLPPPKTLGGILRQLGPGLVVAGSIVGSGELIATTKTGAQAGIALLWLIVVGCLIKVFVQIELGRYSICNGETTLNALNRVPGRMGPANWIIWFWFFMMLAGIAQLGGIVGGVGQSLAIAIPFTGDYREAIAVPEQSEIASYLAWTEILNSETVELTDVPEEELTRIQLGHKRIGDALGELGERGTQALEAVKAGETLKDPHTWDDKFWALIVGLITVALLYNGRYSVIQNISTVLVIAFTFITIGNVASLQMTKEWALSWDDIATGFSFGLPKTGYNWDSLASSEVLSRWGETLKTGDKWDSLATALATFGIIGVGATELITYPYWCIEKGYARYTGKRTNDEDWVTRARGWMKVMHYDAFLSMVVYTIATMAFFVMGVAVLYREGRDPGGMRMVSTLASAYVPVFGTYAKWLFLGGAIAVLYSTFLVANAGHSRMYTDAMKIFGFIPRNDQKAHDRTLTTFCVVLPILCVALHWTGIDPASAVLLSGMMQATMLPMIGLGALYFRYTSTDPRLAPSKLWDLMLILSFLGLLVAGVWGVYLQIQKLL, from the coding sequence ATGGCCATTGATCCTGCATCTAATCTTCCTGAGACAGAGCCCCTTGATACGGTCCCGCCGGAATTCGACCAGGAATTGAATGAAGGAACTCTGCCCCCGCCAAAAACACTCGGCGGAATTCTGCGTCAATTGGGTCCGGGACTTGTCGTTGCTGGCAGCATCGTTGGATCGGGAGAGTTGATCGCGACGACCAAAACCGGTGCTCAGGCGGGCATCGCTCTGTTGTGGCTCATCGTGGTGGGCTGCCTGATCAAAGTCTTCGTTCAGATTGAACTCGGGCGTTATTCCATCTGCAATGGAGAGACCACGCTCAATGCATTGAATCGTGTCCCGGGCCGCATGGGACCAGCCAACTGGATCATCTGGTTCTGGTTCTTCATGATGCTGGCCGGAATCGCGCAGCTTGGCGGGATCGTCGGTGGAGTGGGTCAGTCCCTCGCGATTGCGATTCCCTTCACCGGAGACTATCGCGAAGCCATTGCTGTCCCTGAGCAAAGCGAAATTGCTTCCTATCTCGCATGGACTGAGATTCTCAACAGCGAAACTGTGGAGTTGACCGACGTTCCTGAGGAAGAGCTCACTCGAATTCAACTCGGCCACAAGCGCATCGGCGATGCTCTCGGAGAGTTGGGCGAACGGGGAACTCAAGCACTCGAAGCCGTCAAAGCTGGCGAAACACTTAAAGACCCGCACACCTGGGACGACAAGTTCTGGGCATTGATCGTCGGACTGATCACGGTCGCACTCCTTTACAACGGACGCTACAGCGTCATCCAGAACATCTCGACAGTTCTCGTGATTGCATTCACGTTCATCACAATTGGAAATGTTGCCTCGCTTCAAATGACCAAAGAATGGGCCTTGTCGTGGGACGATATCGCGACAGGTTTCTCGTTCGGTCTCCCGAAGACCGGTTACAATTGGGATTCACTGGCGTCCTCGGAAGTCCTCTCTCGGTGGGGAGAGACTCTAAAGACGGGTGACAAATGGGATTCACTGGCGACAGCGCTGGCGACCTTCGGAATCATCGGAGTCGGAGCGACTGAGTTGATCACCTATCCCTACTGGTGTATCGAGAAAGGGTATGCCCGCTACACCGGAAAACGCACGAACGATGAAGATTGGGTGACGCGCGCTCGCGGCTGGATGAAGGTCATGCACTACGATGCATTTCTGTCCATGGTCGTCTACACAATTGCGACGATGGCATTCTTTGTGATGGGCGTAGCTGTCCTCTACCGAGAAGGACGCGATCCCGGCGGAATGCGAATGGTGAGCACGCTGGCATCCGCATATGTTCCAGTCTTCGGAACGTACGCCAAGTGGCTCTTTCTGGGAGGAGCCATCGCTGTGCTCTATTCAACGTTTCTCGTCGCCAATGCGGGTCACTCCCGAATGTATACCGACGCGATGAAGATCTTCGGATTTATCCCCCGCAATGATCAGAAAGCTCACGACAGAACTCTAACGACATTTTGCGTCGTCCTTCCCATTCTGTGCGTGGCGCTGCATTGGACGGGGATCGATCCTGCTTCCGCTGTTTTGTTATCGGGGATGATGCAAGCCACAATGCTCCCGATGATCGGACTCGGAGCCCTTTACTTTCGGTACACATCCACTGATCCGCGACTTGCACCCAGCAAGCTGTGGGACTTAATGCTGATTCTCTCGTTCCTCGGCTTGCTCGTCGCCGGTGTCTGGGGCGTTTACCTGCAGATCCAGAAACTCCTGTAG
- the nuoK gene encoding NADH-quinone oxidoreductase subunit NuoK translates to MENVGLEMFLAVSAVLFVCGVVCMTTKRNAIGVLMGVELVLNGANLNLVAFSRYGSLGLDGQVMSLFVIVLAAAEAAAALAIVLAFYNNHMTVDIDQATDLQG, encoded by the coding sequence GTGGAAAACGTCGGTCTGGAAATGTTTCTCGCTGTGTCCGCGGTCTTATTCGTCTGCGGTGTGGTGTGTATGACCACGAAGCGAAATGCCATCGGTGTTTTGATGGGCGTTGAGCTTGTGCTGAATGGGGCAAATCTCAATCTCGTCGCGTTCTCTCGGTATGGATCGCTCGGGCTTGATGGGCAGGTGATGTCTTTGTTTGTTATCGTTCTGGCTGCTGCCGAAGCAGCTGCGGCGTTGGCGATTGTTCTTGCGTTCTACAACAATCACATGACCGTCGACATCGATCAGGCAACCGATCTACAAGGATGA
- the nuoH gene encoding NADH-quinone oxidoreductase subunit NuoH, translating to MNPFLLATSIENWIDSVSFWPLSVLPAAVWAAIVHTTLVGLFFGLPAFVFIWAERKVAGRIQDRLGPTRVGGRFGWLQSLADGVKLIQKEDLAPNAADVMLFRLAPYIVVIAAFSAFMFLPFSAGLVAVAMDAGLFIALAVLSLEVLGIVLAGYASGSKWSLFGGMREAAQMVSYEVPLGITVVIPVVVAGTLNLGEIGALQSGGIQNWLIFSSPFAFLAFFVFFTVTLASNKRAPFDLAEAESELVGGFHTEYSGMRWSFFFLAEYASMFFVSALGALLFLGGWWTGIPPLDDWLLSTAQTSVGGDYLLRVFGLKVLMVKAAILVFVQIWIRWTLPRLRIDQVMTTCLKYLVPMSCFLFLGAVMWPLILAAAIGQTSIWSPVGDRMPRSPRSGEPQVSAEVEGDETAMIRWNDRDSLVTAGLSTGEAE from the coding sequence ATGAATCCCTTTCTCTTGGCAACATCAATCGAAAATTGGATTGACTCGGTCAGTTTCTGGCCCTTGTCTGTGTTGCCTGCTGCGGTTTGGGCAGCGATTGTCCATACGACACTCGTTGGCCTCTTCTTTGGTCTTCCGGCCTTTGTCTTTATCTGGGCAGAGCGAAAAGTTGCCGGTCGAATTCAGGACCGATTGGGACCGACGCGAGTCGGCGGCCGGTTCGGTTGGCTGCAGTCTCTCGCCGATGGTGTGAAGCTGATTCAGAAAGAAGATCTCGCTCCAAATGCCGCCGACGTGATGCTGTTTCGGCTGGCTCCTTACATTGTTGTGATTGCAGCTTTTTCTGCATTCATGTTCCTGCCATTCAGTGCAGGTCTCGTCGCAGTTGCAATGGATGCCGGGTTGTTTATCGCTCTGGCAGTCCTCTCTTTGGAGGTTCTGGGAATCGTGCTCGCTGGCTATGCGAGTGGTTCCAAGTGGTCTCTGTTCGGTGGAATGCGTGAAGCTGCCCAGATGGTCAGCTACGAAGTTCCACTGGGGATTACCGTTGTCATTCCAGTGGTCGTAGCTGGGACTCTGAATCTCGGAGAGATCGGTGCCCTGCAGTCAGGCGGAATTCAAAACTGGTTGATTTTCAGTAGCCCGTTTGCGTTCCTCGCCTTCTTTGTCTTCTTCACAGTCACACTCGCCAGTAACAAGCGGGCCCCATTCGACCTCGCGGAAGCTGAGAGTGAACTCGTCGGTGGATTTCATACTGAATATTCCGGAATGCGATGGTCGTTCTTCTTTCTTGCTGAATACGCAAGCATGTTCTTCGTTAGTGCACTGGGAGCACTTCTGTTCCTCGGTGGCTGGTGGACGGGGATTCCTCCGCTTGATGACTGGTTGCTTTCGACTGCTCAAACTTCTGTCGGCGGTGACTATCTTCTTCGAGTCTTCGGGTTGAAAGTGCTGATGGTGAAAGCGGCAATTCTGGTCTTTGTGCAGATCTGGATTCGCTGGACTTTGCCACGACTACGAATCGATCAGGTGATGACCACCTGCTTGAAATATCTTGTGCCGATGAGTTGCTTCCTGTTCCTGGGGGCTGTGATGTGGCCACTGATTCTGGCAGCTGCGATCGGACAAACATCGATCTGGTCACCAGTTGGTGATCGGATGCCACGTTCGCCACGTTCTGGGGAGCCTCAGGTTTCCGCTGAAGTTGAGGGGGACGAAACGGCAATGATTCGATGGAATGATCGGGACTCTCTCGTGACAGCGGGTCTCTCAACGGGAGAGGCAGAATAA
- a CDS encoding DUF6268 family outer membrane beta-barrel protein produces the protein MQRRIAVLLVMGSLFAIAGESVSRAEESQAEWTPQHALKQYQSQLVYDPNRAAANTRQSSASPATREDDIPELENAPVDVAIGGVPDLIPSDFPPNPRDQLNAVPNPYSTHHPSSLTSDPCCPPTNDSKWFAKEFSLFGTTWNKHLFTTSVIPASEDGVGFTSLEIGTQIFPNAFPLLRVSPRFAWHSVDRPDSIDLPANVYDTAVDIALFLPFNEQWSFFGGVAPGLYTDFDNTSSDAFRVIGRALLFYKRSEFLKYAFGFVYLDREDISALPAIGAIWTPQSTPNLTFEIMFPKPRIKYVLEKCGEAENFVYLGGELGGGTWAIQERSGRDTIVTYNDLKLALGYEKSNPEGLTWFLETAYVFDRSLEYPDQPEVDLSSSGMVRVGLKY, from the coding sequence ATGCAACGTCGAATTGCCGTTCTGCTTGTCATGGGAAGCCTATTTGCGATTGCGGGTGAATCCGTTTCCCGCGCCGAAGAATCTCAAGCTGAGTGGACTCCGCAACACGCACTCAAGCAGTATCAGTCACAGCTTGTCTACGATCCAAACCGAGCTGCTGCCAACACTCGCCAGAGTTCTGCATCTCCAGCGACTCGAGAAGATGACATTCCAGAACTGGAAAATGCTCCCGTTGATGTTGCGATCGGAGGAGTTCCTGACCTGATCCCTTCGGACTTCCCACCAAATCCAAGAGATCAACTGAATGCTGTTCCGAATCCGTATTCCACACATCATCCTTCCTCGCTGACAAGCGATCCGTGTTGTCCGCCGACGAACGATTCCAAATGGTTCGCCAAGGAATTCTCGCTGTTCGGAACAACCTGGAACAAACACCTGTTCACAACCAGCGTGATTCCCGCTTCGGAAGATGGAGTTGGTTTCACATCCCTGGAAATTGGAACGCAGATCTTTCCAAATGCTTTTCCGCTGCTGCGAGTCAGCCCGCGGTTCGCGTGGCACTCTGTCGACCGTCCCGACTCAATCGACCTTCCGGCCAACGTCTACGACACCGCCGTCGATATTGCCTTGTTTCTCCCCTTCAACGAACAGTGGTCGTTCTTCGGAGGGGTAGCTCCGGGGCTTTACACCGATTTCGACAATACTTCCTCTGACGCATTTCGAGTGATCGGTCGCGCACTGCTCTTCTACAAACGATCCGAATTCCTGAAATACGCGTTCGGATTTGTTTACCTCGACAGGGAAGACATCTCGGCACTGCCTGCTATCGGGGCCATCTGGACTCCGCAGTCGACTCCAAATCTGACGTTTGAGATCATGTTCCCCAAGCCTCGTATTAAATACGTGCTTGAAAAGTGCGGCGAAGCAGAGAACTTCGTCTATCTGGGTGGCGAACTTGGTGGCGGAACCTGGGCGATTCAGGAACGAAGCGGAAGAGACACCATCGTCACCTACAACGACCTCAAACTGGCACTTGGATATGAAAAGTCCAACCCCGAAGGTCTGACTTGGTTCCTGGAGACAGCGTACGTTTTCGATCGATCGCTTGAGTACCCGGATCAGCCGGAGGTTGATCTCAGCAGTTCCGGAATGGTTCGCGTCGGCCTGAAATACTGA
- a CDS encoding peptidoglycan recognition family protein, with protein sequence MIHFSRVQRLFPILAVTVLLHFVAVLGCADPPRPSTDIQLEKAIDQTKHEVEDRQPEPVAEETILNLEVNQATELKAWKFVILHHTATQSGSVQSIHEAHQRRVDSSGNPWKGIGYHFVIGNGQGMGDGEVQPTFRWKEQISGAHAGIRQYNDFGIGVCLVGNFEEAGPTSAQVDAVSRLISELRTQFGIQNDQILKHGDLKATACPGRHFPFQEIVSRPIARRPVPNDAHHSRTISGSTEVIKNVVSVLRTTQRNGVARERTSKP encoded by the coding sequence ATGATTCACTTTTCGAGAGTTCAACGTTTGTTCCCGATCCTTGCGGTGACCGTGCTTCTGCACTTTGTTGCGGTGTTGGGTTGCGCAGATCCGCCCCGTCCAAGCACTGACATTCAGCTGGAAAAGGCAATCGATCAGACGAAACATGAAGTCGAAGATCGTCAGCCAGAACCTGTTGCAGAAGAGACGATTCTCAACCTTGAAGTGAACCAAGCGACGGAATTGAAAGCCTGGAAGTTTGTGATCCTGCATCACACAGCGACACAGTCGGGAAGTGTCCAATCGATCCACGAAGCGCATCAGCGACGAGTCGATTCCTCAGGGAATCCGTGGAAGGGAATCGGTTACCATTTTGTGATTGGAAACGGGCAGGGAATGGGCGACGGGGAGGTTCAGCCGACCTTTCGCTGGAAAGAACAGATCAGCGGAGCACACGCTGGAATCCGGCAGTACAACGACTTTGGAATTGGAGTGTGCCTCGTCGGAAATTTTGAAGAGGCTGGCCCCACATCTGCACAAGTCGATGCAGTCAGCCGACTGATTTCAGAACTCAGAACGCAGTTTGGAATTCAAAACGATCAGATCTTGAAACATGGTGACTTGAAGGCCACCGCATGCCCGGGACGGCATTTTCCGTTTCAGGAAATTGTGTCGCGACCGATTGCCAGACGGCCGGTTCCCAACGACGCACATCATTCCCGAACGATTTCGGGATCCACGGAGGTTATCAAAAATGTGGTATCGGTCCTTCGAACAACCCAGAGAAATGGAGTCGCTCGGGAACGGACTTCAAAGCCCTAG
- a CDS encoding DUF1080 domain-containing protein has protein sequence MRLAMIFGIIFVATSALAQESDVQHPKAFIDGTGDGWVELGEDDFAPVNCDPETWSFRDGKIFCTGTPIGVLRTKKQYKNFEYVLEWCHREFGGNSGTFVWVPEAAVTDLPKNKLPPGGIEVQILDHGYAVKYQERTGKEPDWFSSNGDVFPVGTSKMNPFPPLSPNGARSFPSKNLSKGVDEWNHYYVRAINGEVRLWVNGEEVSGGNNCIPSEGYLCLESEGAPIEFRNFRIRELP, from the coding sequence ATGCGATTAGCCATGATTTTTGGGATCATTTTTGTCGCGACGAGCGCATTGGCTCAGGAGAGTGACGTTCAGCATCCCAAGGCTTTCATCGACGGAACCGGCGACGGATGGGTGGAACTGGGCGAAGATGATTTCGCTCCCGTGAATTGCGATCCGGAGACATGGAGTTTTCGAGACGGCAAGATTTTCTGCACGGGCACTCCAATTGGAGTTCTGCGAACGAAGAAGCAGTACAAGAACTTCGAGTACGTCCTCGAATGGTGCCATCGAGAATTTGGCGGAAACTCAGGAACCTTTGTCTGGGTCCCGGAAGCAGCTGTCACTGACTTGCCGAAGAACAAGCTTCCGCCGGGCGGGATCGAAGTTCAAATTCTCGACCACGGATACGCGGTCAAGTATCAAGAACGGACCGGAAAAGAACCGGACTGGTTTTCTTCCAATGGAGACGTGTTCCCAGTCGGCACGTCGAAGATGAATCCGTTTCCACCTCTCAGCCCAAATGGGGCTCGCAGCTTCCCCAGCAAGAATCTGAGCAAAGGCGTGGATGAGTGGAATCACTACTACGTTCGGGCAATCAATGGAGAAGTCCGTTTGTGGGTGAACGGAGAAGAAGTCTCCGGCGGTAACAACTGCATTCCCAGCGAAGGCTACTTGTGCCTCGAATCGGAGGGGGCTCCGATTGAGTTTCGCAACTTCCGCATCCGGGAATTGCCATAA
- a CDS encoding NADH-quinone oxidoreductase subunit J produces MSTVLFTIYALAACGGALAVVLSQNVVRMAFWLVISLSSVAGLFFLLGADFVGATQLLIYVGGTVVLLIFGVMLTSSGPYGTIKSQPAEVVQAGIIGMAFLALVASTVLSVNWQANEERLANAAHQAAHDHGDHGHVHEGEDGAIERGYNPDESGNTTRSLGTALLGVRFDKDLSLESEDGSDHGHTHGNHEVSAGYLLPFEIVSVHLLVVLVGAAYLARAKRRVDVENA; encoded by the coding sequence ATGTCGACAGTACTGTTTACGATCTATGCTCTCGCTGCCTGCGGGGGCGCTCTGGCTGTCGTCCTGAGCCAAAATGTCGTGCGAATGGCTTTCTGGCTGGTGATCTCTCTGAGTTCAGTGGCTGGTTTGTTCTTTCTGCTCGGTGCCGATTTTGTCGGAGCGACACAGCTTCTGATTTATGTTGGCGGCACAGTTGTTCTGCTGATCTTCGGGGTGATGCTGACGTCAAGCGGTCCTTACGGAACGATTAAAAGTCAACCTGCTGAAGTTGTTCAGGCAGGAATTATCGGGATGGCCTTTCTGGCTCTCGTTGCTTCCACAGTTTTGTCTGTGAACTGGCAGGCGAACGAAGAGCGTCTCGCGAATGCAGCACATCAAGCTGCCCATGACCATGGTGATCATGGTCATGTTCATGAGGGCGAAGATGGCGCTATTGAGCGTGGCTACAATCCTGACGAATCTGGAAACACAACGCGAAGTTTGGGAACAGCGCTGTTGGGCGTGCGTTTCGACAAGGATCTTTCGCTGGAGTCTGAAGACGGTTCCGATCACGGACATACTCATGGCAACCATGAAGTCAGTGCCGGATATCTGTTGCCGTTCGAGATCGTTTCCGTGCATCTGTTGGTTGTCCTCGTCGGTGCTGCCTATCTGGCCCGTGCCAAGCGACGTGTCGACGTTGAGAATGCTTAA
- the hemG gene encoding protoporphyrinogen oxidase, which produces MNDSDSSSSSQSDVPAKEIAIIGAGISGLATAYRLIELSQEKSQPVKLTLFDAAERIGGAFGTEQIGDYRIERGADSFVTNKPWGVRLCERLGIQDELISTNSEFRRSLILRRGKPIETPAGFQLLGPAELWPMIKSPLLSLPAKLRVAQEVLVRRKASNEDESLASFVRRRFGQELLDNIVQPMVGGIYTSDPERLSLQATLPRFLELEARYGSVIRGLRKQKQDSGPASGARYGLFVTPANGMQHLLNTLLEKVEEKATVELGTKVSEVRPDGGRIRIEFEESPPRTFDAVVMALPAYLSASILESASPELSSSLSEIDYASSAIVVSGHQLDDIEHPLDAFGLVIPHRERRRILAVSFLSRKFPDRAPDGRVVLRTFVGGAMQPGEVEFSDDQIMDTVQIELKSILGVRGRPDFMKIVRYNRAMPQYEVGHLQRVERIRSQVDELQGIALAGNAFIGVGIPDCIKSGEEAAEKVWADSFQPQQ; this is translated from the coding sequence ATGAACGACTCGGACTCTTCGTCATCTTCACAATCAGACGTCCCCGCGAAAGAAATCGCCATCATCGGTGCGGGGATCAGCGGTTTGGCGACTGCTTACCGTCTGATTGAACTGAGTCAGGAAAAATCTCAACCTGTCAAACTCACGCTGTTTGATGCTGCGGAGCGAATCGGAGGAGCATTCGGGACCGAGCAGATCGGGGACTACCGAATTGAGAGAGGAGCGGACTCGTTCGTCACCAATAAGCCATGGGGAGTTCGCTTGTGTGAACGCCTGGGAATTCAGGATGAGTTGATTTCGACGAATTCTGAGTTTCGCCGGTCACTGATTCTGCGTCGGGGGAAACCGATCGAAACACCGGCGGGCTTTCAATTGCTCGGTCCAGCTGAGTTGTGGCCGATGATCAAGTCGCCGCTGCTGTCGCTGCCAGCCAAGCTGCGCGTCGCGCAAGAGGTCTTAGTTCGTCGAAAAGCCAGTAACGAAGATGAAAGCCTCGCGAGTTTTGTTCGCAGGCGATTCGGGCAAGAGTTGCTCGACAATATTGTGCAGCCCATGGTGGGTGGGATTTATACCTCTGACCCGGAACGGCTTTCGCTACAGGCGACACTGCCACGCTTTCTGGAACTCGAAGCACGGTACGGAAGCGTAATTCGCGGTCTTCGAAAGCAGAAGCAAGATTCCGGTCCGGCGAGTGGTGCCAGGTACGGACTCTTCGTCACTCCTGCGAATGGAATGCAGCACTTGCTCAACACCTTGCTGGAGAAGGTCGAAGAGAAAGCAACGGTTGAACTGGGGACTAAGGTGAGCGAAGTTCGTCCGGATGGCGGTCGAATTCGAATTGAGTTTGAAGAATCGCCCCCTCGCACCTTTGACGCAGTTGTCATGGCGTTGCCTGCCTATCTGAGTGCATCAATTCTCGAGTCAGCCAGTCCGGAGCTTTCTTCAAGCTTGAGTGAGATTGACTACGCGAGTAGCGCGATTGTGGTTTCTGGTCATCAGCTTGACGACATTGAGCATCCGCTTGATGCGTTCGGGCTCGTGATCCCGCATCGAGAGCGAAGGCGGATTCTCGCGGTTTCATTTCTGAGCCGAAAGTTTCCCGATCGCGCACCTGATGGGCGAGTCGTTCTTCGCACCTTCGTCGGAGGAGCAATGCAGCCCGGCGAGGTGGAGTTTTCCGATGATCAGATCATGGACACAGTTCAGATCGAGCTGAAGTCAATTCTGGGAGTGCGCGGAAGACCGGACTTCATGAAGATTGTCAGATACAATCGTGCCATGCCTCAATACGAAGTTGGTCACTTGCAACGGGTTGAGCGTATTCGCAGTCAGGTTGATGAGCTTCAGGGAATCGCTTTGGCGGGGAACGCATTTATTGGCGTCGGGATTCCAGACTGTATCAAAAGTGGTGAAGAGGCAGCTGAAAAGGTCTGGGCAGATTCTTTCCAACCTCAGCAGTAG
- a CDS encoding HAD family hydrolase, whose product MGISLSAYIDELHGRSDLIWPKPADAKPMKATPYLKPLPEVKLVTWSLYGTLLEIDHGKLLHHHPQEIRMQIALEKVIKEFNMWNSMTRRQGQPWEGMLILYDRFREDLEMVSSKHKGDFTETDSVKIWSKILDRLKQKDYTWDAGKYGDQEEFALKIAYFFHASLQGVQAAPDAQPILAELTKEGVFQGLLADAQAFSLAQLKHELSLQGRFSSVAEMFSPEFFFLSYQEKLRKPSLTLYKRPKEVFKKHGILPEQVLHVSHRLKDDLAIAKKSGFRTALLVADQTCQVTAEEVRHPDMKPDRLLTEVRQIRQIVGR is encoded by the coding sequence ATGGGAATTTCGCTCAGTGCTTATATCGATGAGTTGCACGGTCGTTCGGATTTGATCTGGCCGAAGCCGGCTGATGCCAAGCCGATGAAGGCAACTCCGTATTTGAAACCACTTCCCGAGGTGAAACTCGTCACTTGGTCACTCTACGGCACGCTGCTGGAGATCGACCACGGCAAGCTGCTGCATCATCATCCGCAGGAAATCCGGATGCAGATTGCTCTGGAGAAGGTCATCAAAGAATTCAATATGTGGAACAGCATGACCCGGCGGCAGGGGCAGCCGTGGGAAGGGATGCTGATTCTCTATGATCGATTCCGGGAAGACCTCGAGATGGTCTCTTCCAAACACAAGGGAGATTTTACGGAAACGGACTCGGTGAAGATCTGGTCCAAGATCCTCGATCGGCTCAAGCAGAAAGATTACACCTGGGATGCTGGAAAATATGGCGACCAGGAAGAGTTCGCGCTGAAGATTGCGTATTTTTTTCATGCAAGTTTGCAAGGAGTTCAAGCAGCTCCAGACGCGCAGCCCATTCTGGCCGAGTTGACGAAAGAGGGCGTTTTTCAGGGTCTGCTGGCCGATGCACAAGCGTTTTCGCTGGCGCAACTCAAGCATGAGCTGTCGCTGCAGGGGCGGTTTTCGTCGGTCGCGGAGATGTTCTCTCCGGAATTTTTCTTTCTGTCCTATCAGGAAAAGTTGCGGAAACCCTCACTGACTCTCTACAAACGCCCCAAAGAAGTCTTCAAGAAGCATGGAATCCTTCCGGAACAGGTCTTGCATGTCAGCCATCGTTTGAAGGACGATCTGGCGATTGCGAAGAAGTCTGGTTTTCGCACCGCGTTGCTGGTGGCCGATCAGACGTGTCAAGTGACCGCCGAGGAGGTGCGTCATCCCGATATGAAACCGGATCGGCTCCTCACGGAGGTACGTCAAATCCGACAGATCGTCGGGAGGTAA